A window of Diabrotica virgifera virgifera chromosome 9, PGI_DIABVI_V3a contains these coding sequences:
- the LOC126891119 gene encoding uncharacterized protein LOC126891119 produces the protein MGSIDDDIILAAASFIILSKKKKRKHKYWVRPSLIGRNTHGGIELINALRKDDLLAGRIEDGQIRNFLRMTDSDFEWLLNFVGPKITKNYTNFRKAITPTERLLITLRFLATGDSYTSLMHLFRISKQAISKIVPEVCIAICEVLGDQIKMPGTAEEWKVVATQFNNLWNFPQCTGVMDGKHIMIQSPEHSGSDYFNYKSFFSIVLFIVANANYEVLYMNVGCQGRISDGGVYENTQFKRTFSECKLNLPNNEKLPGRAMAVPYVFLGDDAFPLSPNLMKPYPGTQEKGSQGRIFNYRLSRARRVSENVFGILSARFRVFRKIMLLEPTKAETIVTACICLHNYLRKKNQGPPTLHLELSILKTKTVVILFLELGGTRCKTICHSIVSIRELGNQVVLRKM, from the exons ATGGGGTCGATTGATGACGATATTATCTTAGCAGCTGCATCATTTATTATTTTGAGTAAAAAAAAGAAACGAAAACATAAATATTGGGTACGACCAAGCCTCATAGGAAGAAACACACATGGAGGAATTGAGTTAATAAATGCTTTGAGAAAAGATGATTTGTTAGCAGGACGTATTGAAGACGGACAAATAAGAAACTTTCTCCGTATGACTGATTCCGATTTTGAGTGGTTGCTCAATTTTGTTGgaccaaaaattacaaaaaattacactaaTTTTAGAAAAGCCATCACACCTACCGAACGCCTACTAATTACTTTAAGATTTTTGGCTACCGGAGATTCCTACACTTCATTAATGCATTTATTTAGGATTTCAAAGCAAGCGATTTCAAAAATTGTACCAGAAGTATGTATAGCAATATGTGAAGTTCTTGGCGATCAAATAAAA atgcCTGGAACTGCTGAAGAGTGGAAAGTAGTGGCAACACAGTTTAATAATCTATGGAATTTTCCACAATGTACAGGAGTTATGGACGGAAAACATATTATGATTCAATCACCAGAACACAGTGGAAGCGATTACTTTAATTACAAATCGTTTTTTAGCATTGTGCTTTTTATTGTTGCTAATGCAAATTACGAAGTGTTGTATATGAATGTTGGCTGCCAGGGACGCATATCGGATGGTGGTGTTTACGAAAATACCCAGTTCAAAAGAACGTTTTCCGAATGTAAACTTAATCTACCTAATAATGAAAAGCTTCCTGGTAGAGCCATGGCTGTTCCTTATGTTTTTCTGGGTGACGATGCTTTTCCATTGTCACCAAATTTGATGAAACCTTATCCAGGTACCCAAGAAAAAGGATCACAGggaagaatatttaattatagaCTATCAAGAGCGCGAAGGGTATCAGAGAATGTGTTCGGAATATTATCTGCACGATTTCGAGTTTTCAGAAAAATAATGTTACTTGAACCAACGAAAGCGGAGACAATTGTGACTGCTtgtatttgtttacataattatttaagaaaaaaaaatcaaggaCCACCTACACTCCACCTGGAACTTTCGATTCTGAAGACAAAGACAGTGGTAATATTATTTCTGGAGCTTGGAGGAACGAGATGCAAAACAATATGCCATTCCATAGTTTCGATAAGAGAGCTCGGAAATCAAGTAGTGCTGCGAAAGATGTGA